A window from Solanum stenotomum isolate F172 chromosome 5, ASM1918654v1, whole genome shotgun sequence encodes these proteins:
- the LOC125865463 gene encoding glutamyl-tRNA(Gln) amidotransferase subunit A, chloroplastic/mitochondrial, with product MLSSVQTPRLLRFQSFSLKCLHTHPTTTPTPPHSQILTIRKSLLSREISAVDLAGTFLNRLRNTEPHLKSFLYVSDVVLKEAEEIDRKIAENEELGPLAGVLVGVKDNICTSDMPSTAGSKILENYRPPFDATAVGKMKKCGAIVIGKTNMDEFGMGSTTEGSGYQVTANPWDLSRVPGGSSGGSAAAVSARQCMVSLGSDTGGSVRQPASFCGVVGLKPTYGRVSRYGLVAYASSLDVIGCFGSSVADAGILLHAISGHDKFDATSSKKEVPDFASQFTARDHLDSKPLKGLRVGLIRETIEDGVEPDVISSIRGAASHFEELGCTVTEVSLPSFSLGLPAYYILASSESSSNLSRYDGIRYGKQVFADELNSLYGESRAGGLGSEVKMRILMGTYALSAGYYDAYYKRAQQVRTLVRESFRAALDENDILISPAAPSAAYKIGEKKNDPLSMYAGDIMTVNVNLAGLPALVLPCGFVDSSSVALPVGVQMISAAFEEEKLLKVGHIFEQTLQGCSFIPPLVADELAC from the exons atGCTATCTTCAGTACAAACTCCTCGTCTTCTCCGTTTTCAATCCTTCTCTCTCAAATGCCTTCACACCCATCCCACTACTACCCCAACACCCCCACATTCCCAAATCCTCACAATCCGCAAATCCCTTTTATCCCGTGAAATTTCAGCCGTTGATCTCGCCGGAACTTTCTTAAACCGGTTACGTAATACTGAACCCCACCTCAAGAGCTTTCTGTATGTATCCGACGTCGTATTGAAGGAAGCTGAGGAGATTGATAGGAAGATTGCGGAGAATGAGGAATTGGGTCCGCTTGCTGGGGTTTTGGTTGGGGTTAAGGATAATATTTGTACTTCTGATATGCCATCAACTGCAGGGTCAAAGATTTTGGAAAATTATCGACCCCCTTTTGATGCTACTGCGGTTGGGAAGATGAAAAAGTGTGGTGCCATTGTTATTGGGAAAACAAATATGGATGAATTTGGTATGGGGAGTACTACTGAAGGCTCGGGTTATCAG GTGACAGCAAATCCTTGGGATTTGTCCCGGGTACCAGGTGGTTCATCAGGGGGCTCAGCTGCAGCTGTTTCTGCTAGACAATGTATGGTATCATTAGGAAGTGATACTGGTGGAAGTGTTAGGCAACCAGCATCTTTCTGTGGTGTTGTTGGTCTAAAGCCAACATATGGGCGTGTCTCCAGATACGGACTTGTGGCATATGCTTCATCTCTAGATGTTATCGGTTGTTTTGGTTCATCAGTTGCTGATGCAGGCATTCTCCTTCATGCAATTTCTGGTCATGACAAGTTTGACGCAACAAGTAGCAAAAAA GAAGTTCCCGATTTTGCTTCCCAATTTACTGCAAGAGATCATTTGGACTCTAAACCTCTGAAAGGACTGAGAGTTGGTCTGATCCGGGAAACCATTGAAGATGGAGTTGAACCGGACGTAATTTCTTCAATCCGTGGTGCTGCGAGTcattttgaagaacttggatGCACTGTCACTGAG GTCTCTTTGCCATCCTTCTCTCTTGGATTGCCAGCTTACTATATCCTTGCTTCATCTGAATCTTCTTCAAATTTGTCCCGTTACGATGGTATCAG GTATGGGAAACAAGTATTTGCTGATGAGTTGAACTCCCTTTATGGGGAATCCCGTGCCGGAGGCTTAGGTTCTGAG GTGAAAATGAGAATCCTAATGGGGACATATGCTCTGTCTGCGGGTTATTATGATGCATATTACAAGCGAGCCCAGCAG GTTAGGACTTTGGTAAGGGAAAGCTTCAGGGCAGCATTAGATGagaatgatattttgatttctccTGCTGCACCATCAGCAGCTTACAAAATTG GTGAAAAGAAGAATGATCCGTTGTCAATGTATGCTGGTGATATTATGACT GTCAATGTCAACTTGGCTGGTCTTCCAGCATTAGTTCTCCCGTGTGGATTTGTTGATAGCAGTTCTGTGGCCCTTCCCGTTGGTGTTCAGATGATTAGTGCTGCATTTGAAGAG GAGAAATTGCTTAAAGTAGGCCATATCTTTGAGCAGACACTGCAAGGCTGCTCTTTTATTCCTCCTCTAGTAGCTGATGAATTGGCATGCTAG
- the LOC125865521 gene encoding protodermal factor 1-like has translation MEKKRSKQTSLILWATVAALLMQNLVISCRTPPKNSRTPPSHGSGSGGSRKTPSHGSSTRGGKSHAGCDNPPSGGGGGHTPTPDPPSGGTGGGYSPPSPPSTPSTPSTPDISVPSPPFDPNSPPSGGGGYYPSPPTDSGTPPTTPIISPNTPSIPDISTPSTPFDPNSPPSGGGGYYPSPPTYGTPTTPITPIIGPDTPSIPDIFTPSAPFDPNSPPSGGYYPFPPTFPTPSTPGIPIFFPPTTPIINPGTPAIYIPPPLFDPNSPPFSIDYWRTNPALIWSLFGWWATVGSAFGVAATPGLGSNFNLLQALTNTRSDGVGELYREGTASLLNSMVNKKFPYTTKQVREKFVAALGSNKAAAAQAARFKLANEGPFKPRA, from the exons ATGGAGAAGAAAAGAAGCAAACAGACTTCTCTAATCCTGTGGGCTACTGTTGCTGCATTACTCATGCAGAATTTGGTCATTTCTTGTAGAACTCCTCCAAAAA ATTCGCGAACACCTCCATCACATGGCTCAGGAAGTGGTGGCTCTAGAAAAACACCTTCACATGGAAGCAGTACCCGTGGCGGAAAATCACATGCTGGCTGTGATAATCCGCCAAGTGGAGGGGGCGGCGGACATACTCCAACCCCAGATCCTCCTTCGGGAGGAACTGGAGGTGGTTACTCTCCGCCATCCCCTCCAAGTACCCCATCCACACCGAGCACTCCGGATATCTCCGTACCATCACCTCCATTTGACCCCAATTCACCACCTTCTGGAGGGGGCGGATACTATCCATCCCCTCCAACTGATAGTGGAACCCCGCCAACTACGCCTATCATAAGCCCTAACACTCCGAGCATTCCCGATATATCCACACCTTCAACTCCATTTGACCCCAATTCACCACCTTCTGGAGGGGGCGGGTACTACCCATCCCCTCCAACTTATGGTACCCCTACCACACCAATTACTCCTATCATCGGCCCTGACACTCCGAGCATCCCTGATATATTCACTCCTTCAGCTCCATTTGACCCCAATTCACCACCTTCAGGCGGGTACTATCCCTTCCCTCCAACTTTCCCTACACCTAGTACCCCCGGTATACCCATATTTTTCCCACCAACTACCCCCATCATCAACCCGGGCACCCCTGCTATCTACATACCTCCACCTCTATTCGATCCTAATTCACCACCTTTCTCGATCGA TTACTGGAGGACTAACCCGGCTTTAATATGGAGCTTGTTTGGGTGGTGGGCAACTGTTGGTAGTGCATTTGGTGTAGCTGCTACTCCGGGGCTCGGATCAAACTTCAACCTCCTGCAAGCACTTACAAACACTCGTTCCGATGGTGTTGGAGAACTCTACAGGGAAGGTACAGCTTCCTTGCTGAACTCCATGGTGAACAAGAAGTTTCCTTATACTACCAAACAAGTTAGGGAAAAATTTGTTGCAGCACTTGGTTCAAACAAGGCTGCTGCAGCTCAGGCAGCGCGATTTAAGTTAGCCAACGAGGGTCCATTCAAGCCTAGAGCTTGA
- the LOC125865497 gene encoding HVA22-like protein f — translation MGAIGTIAKSLNALIGPGVMLLYPLYSSMRAIESPSPLDDQQWLTYWVLYSFITLFELSCWKVLQWLPFWPFIKLVCCMWLVLPIFHGAAYIHENFIRKHVKVGSHVSSNYPQNQRKALQMMSLDARKSVERYIEKYGPDAFDKVVRAAEKEAKKH, via the exons ATGGGTGCTATTGGAACTATTGCTAAAAGTTTGAATGCATTAATCGG CCCTGGAGTGATGCTTCTCTATCCTTT GTATTCTTCTATGAGAGCAATTGAGAGCCCTTCACCATTAGATGATCAACAATGGTTAACCTATTGGGTTCTCTATTCATTCATAACTCTATTTGAGTTGTCTTGCTGGAAAGTCCTCCAATG GCTACCATTCTGGCCATTCATCAAACTTGTATGTTGTATGTGGTTGGTGCTACCAATTTTCCATGGAGCAGCTTATATACATGAGAATTTCATAAGAAAACATGTTAAAGTTGGGAGCCATGTTAGCTCAAATTATCCACAAAATCAAAGGAAAGCACTCCAAATGATGAGTCTTGATGCAAGGAAATCTGTTGAAAGATACATAGAGAAGTATGGACCAGATGCCTTTGACAAGGTGGTTAGAGCG GCGGAGAAAGAAGCAAAGAAACATTGA
- the LOC125865202 gene encoding LOW QUALITY PROTEIN: receptor like protein 29-like (The sequence of the model RefSeq protein was modified relative to this genomic sequence to represent the inferred CDS: inserted 2 bases in 1 codon; deleted 1 base in 1 codon), giving the protein MILFLKNQIELQQLIRRXTFTTDTMHPFKLFLFPLLLMFFLSTTPPSISSTNVANINNLTQPNMNPHELETLYKIMESISSDQSWRKSYPNPCQQSSSWLGIECKKNTNNIYHVTRLDFGTYPNPICKKTATFPSLIFQLPNLESLFFIQCFTHTKTTISIQENRILQQLSIRSNPSLIGTIPPQISSLKSLQILTLSQNNLLGQIPQQIFTLNSLIHLDLSYNNLTGQIPNQIGNLINLIGLDLSYNSLTNPIPSTIGLLKSLQKLDLSSNSLTGKIPQTIEKLQSLNFLALSNNKLSGNFPKGIHKLQELQYFLMDDNPMMFITLPDELSQLHKLQELSLSSSGYSGEIPSSYSQLVNLTTLSLQNNRLTGEIPVEFSRLSHMYHLNLSRNLLNGVVPFNSSFLKRLGRNLDLSGNPGLCLMNQHEGVYVGVNVCGSSSNTITMPLKKNRSCEASCGVVRSLFLVCILCVLELLFCD; this is encoded by the exons Atgattcttttcttaaaaaatcaa atagaactcCAACAATTGATCAGAAG AACCTTTACAACAGATACAATGCATCCATTCAAACTCTTTTTATTTCCTCTACTACTCATGTTTTTCCTATCTACCACCCCCCCTTCTATCTCCTCAACCAATGTAGCAAACATCAACAATCTCACACAACCAAACATGAATCCTCATGAACTAGAAACTCTTTACAAGATCATGGAATCAATTTCCAGTGACCAAAGTTGGAGAAAATCATATCCAAATCCATGCCAACAAAGTTCATCTTGGCTTGGAATTGAGTGCAAAAAAAACACCAACAACATTTACCATGTCACTAGGCTTGATTTTGGGACATATCCAAATCCCATTTGCAAGAAAACAGCAACATTCCCTTCACTCATTTTCCAACTCCCAAATCTTGAATCTCTCTTCTTTATCCAATGCTTCACACACACAAAAACAACAATCTCTATTCAAGAAAACAGAATTCTCCAACAACTTAGTATAAGATCAAATCCATCATTAATTGGCACAATCCCACCTCAAATTTCATCACTTAAATCACTTCAAATCCTCACATTGTCACAAAACAATCTTCTTGGACAAATCCCACAACAAATCTTCACACTCAACTCACTTATTCATCTTGATTTAAGCTACAACAACCTCACAGGCCAAATCCCAAACCAAATTGGCAATCTCATCAATCTTATAGGCTTAGACTTAAGCTACAATTCATTAACAAATCCAATCCCATCCACAATTGGCCTTCTCAAATCTCTTCAAAAACTTGACTTAAGCTCAAATTCACTAACAGGCAAAATCCCTCAAACAATTGAAAAGTTACAATCTTTAAACTTCTTAGCACTTAGTAACAACAAGTTAAGTGGCAATTTCCCAAAAGGGATAcataaacttcaagaacttcaatattTTCTCATGGATGACAATCCAATGATGTTCATAACATTGCCTGATGAATTGAGTCAATTACATAAACTTCAAGAATTGAGCCTTTCAAGTTCAGGTTACTCAGGGGAAATACCATCAAGTTACTCACAACTTGTGAACTTAACTACGTTGTCTTTACAAAACAATCGATTAACAGGTGAGATACCGGTGGAATTTTCAAGATTATCACATATGTATCACTTGAATTTGAGTAGAAATTTGTTAAATGGTGTTGTGCCATTCAATTCAAGTTTTTTGAAAAGACTTGGAAGGAATTTGGACTTAAGTGGAAATCCAGGGCTATGTTTGATGAATCAACATGAAGGGGTTTATGTTGGAGTTAATGTGTGTGGGAGTAGTAGTAATACTATAACTATGCCATTAAAGAAGAATAGATCATGTGAAGCTTCATGTGGAGTTGTTAGATCATTGTTTCTTGTTTGTATTTTGTGTGTTTTAGAATTGTTGTTTTGTGATTAG
- the LOC125865222 gene encoding zinc finger BED domain-containing protein RICESLEEPER 1-like, producing the protein MEIEEEAVIVNSSRLKSVVWNDFDRVKKGDTFVAICRHCKRKLSGSSTSGTSHLRNHLIRCRRRSNHDISQLLTRGKKKEGPLAISNFSFDQEQRNGDAVSVVRTKFEQGHTRDGLFNNGIVNFDNRRSRLDLARMIILHGYPLSMVEHIGFRIFVRNLQPLFDIATFDGVEADCREIYLMERQKVYEELDKLPGKISLSADTWTANGDAEYLCLTAHYIDDSWHLKKKILNFLTTDPSQTEDMLSEVIMTSLRNWDIDRKLFSVTFDNYSTYDKIVSRIREQLCQHRFLYCDGQLFDTRCAANVIKLMVQDTLETASQIIHKVRESIRYVRSSQATQEKFTEMAQIAGVDSQKCLNLDNSFYWNSTYIMIETALEYKDAFPLLQEHDSRYAMCPTVTEWDRISAIASFLKLFVEVSNVFAGSKYPTANTYFPDICDIHLQLIEWCQNSDDFVNSLALKLKSRFDEYWKKCSLALAIAAILDPRFKMQLVKYYYPQIYGDSALDCINIVSDCMKALYNGHAIYSPLAPNGQAEASQVGGANNDRLTGFDKFIYETSVSNNIKSDLDNYLEEKLFPRKDDFNILNWWKVHTPRYPILSMMARNILGMPMSKASLEYVFNTGNKALEPYRSSLRSDTLQALMCAQDWMRDEFEDSKASSSTVTLALCYDAK; encoded by the exons ATGGAGATAGAGGAAGAAGCAGTCATAGTCAATTCTAGTAGGCTAAAATCTGTTGTGTGGAATGACTTTGATAGAGTAAAAAAAGGTGATACTTTTGTGGCTATCTGTAGACACTGTAAAAGGAAACTTAGTGGGTCTAGTACCAGTGGGACTTCACATTTGAGAAATCATTTGATCAGATGTCGTAGGAGATCAAACCATGATATAAGTCAGTTGCTGACACGGGGAAAGAAAAAGGAGGGACCTCTTGCCATCTCGAATTTTAGTTTTGATCAAGAGCAGAGAAATGGTGATGCAGTCAGCGTTGTGAGGACTAAGTTTGAACAAGGACACACAAGAGATGGGTTATTCAACAATGGGATTGTTAACTTTGATAACAGGCGAAGCCGGCTTGACCTTGCCCGCATGATCATATTACATGGCTATCCTTTATCTATGGTTGAACATATTGGTTTCCGTATATTTGTCAGGAATCTTCAACCCTTGTTTGACATTGCAACATTTGATGGAGTTGAAGCCGACTGCCGGGAAATTTATCTGATGGAGAGACAGAAAGTATATGAAGAGTTGGACAAATTGCCTGGGAAAATCAGCCTTAGTGCTGATACATGGACTGCAAATGGTGATGCTGAATACTTGTGTTTGACGGCACATTACATAGATGACTCTTGGCATCTTAAAAAgaagattctgaattttttaaCAACTGATCCTTCCCAAACAGAAGATATGCTGTCAGAAGTTATCATGACTAGTCTAAGAAATTGGGATATCGACCGAAAATTGTTTTCAGTGACATTTGATAACTACTCGACATATGACAAAATTGTAAGTAGAATCAGAGAGCAGCTTTGTCAACACAGGTTTCTTTATTGTGATGGCCAATTATTTGATACACGCTGTGCAGCTAATGTTATCAAGTTGATGGTCCAAGATACCTTAGAAACAGCAAGCCAGATAATCCACAAGGTCCGGGAAAGTATTCGGTATGTTCGAAGTTCACAGGCAACCCAGGAAAAGTTCACTGAGATGGCTCAAATTGCTGGGGTTGATTCCCAGAAGTGCCTGAATCTTGATAATTCATTTTATTGGAACTCAACTTATATCATGATTGAAACTGCTTTGGAGTACAAAGATGCATTTCCTCTTTTGCAAGAACATGATTCCCGGTATGCAATGTGTCCAACTGTGACAGAGTGGGATAGGATAAGTGCCATTGCTAGCTTCCTTAAGCTCTTTGTTGAGGTTTCCAATGTTTTTGCTGGAAGCAAGTATCCTACGGCAAATACATATTTCCCAGATATCTGTGATATTCACTTGCAGTTGATTGAGTGGTGTCAAAACTCAGATGATTTTGTTAATTCTTTGGCTCTGAAGTTGAAAAGCAGATTTGATGAGTACTGGAAAAAATGTAGCTTGGCTTTGGCGATTGCAGCTATCTTAGACCCACGATTCAAGATGCAATTGGTTAAATATTATTATCCACAAATATATGGTGATAGTGCTCTAGACTGCATTAATATTGTTTCAGATTGTATGAAGGCACTGTATAATGGCCACGCTATTTATTCACCATTAGCTCCTAATGGTCAAGCTGAAGCATCTCAAGTTGGTGGTGCTAATAATGATCGGCTGACGGGATTTGACAAATTCATCTATGAGACCTCAGTGAGCAACAACATTAAATCAGATTTGGACAATTATTTGGAGGAAAAGCTGTTCCCTAGAAAAGACGATTTTAACATATTAAACTGGTGGAAGGTTCACACTCCAAGGTATCCTATTCTGTCCATGATGGCACGCAATATTCTAGGAATGCCTATGTCAAAAGCTTCACTAGAGTATGTGTTCAACACTGGGAATAAGGCTCTTGAACCATATCGCAGTTCGCTAAGATCAGATACCTTGCAAGCTTTGATGTGTGCCCAGGACTGGATGCGTGATGAATTTGAAG ATTCGAAGGCTTCATCAAGCACTGTCACTCTTGCCCTGTGCTATGAtgcaaaataa